From the genome of Halobacteriovorax marinus SJ:
TCCGACGTACTTTAAGGAGCACTCATGAAGAAAAGATCTAGAGAAGCAGCAGCTCCTGATATCACTCCAATGATTGATGTCGTTTTTCTCCTACTCATCTTCTTTATGGTTTCGACTGTATTTAAAAAAGATGAGATGGCACTGCTCTTAAATCTACCTAAAACAGAAAAGGGAGAGAGTGTTCAAAAAGAGCAGAAGACAATTTACATTGAGTTATCAAAAACAGAAATTGCTTACAATGGAGAGAAGACAACTCTTGAAAATATAGAGGGATCACTTAAGGCCATTGTTAAGAAGACTATGCCAATAGATCTTCGCATTGATAAAGATGTTAAATACGATCGTGTCGTTCAGTTAATTGGTAAGCTTAAGAAGTATGAACTCACTAATGTTTCACTCATCACAGATGAGTAGTATAGAGATTCATTAAGTCATTGGCAGTATTCTTCCAATGAAATTTCTGAACAAATTCATGGCCCTTTTGGGCCATTTCTTTTTGAAGCCCCTCATCTCTTAGTATATCCAGCATACCTTTAGAAATATCTTTAATATCGTAAGGGTCTACATACCTTGAATTCGGCCCTCCAGCTTCCGGAAAGCACCCACCTTTTGAAGTGACCACTGGCGTTTTTGAAAAGAGTGCTTCTATAATCGGAATTCCAAAACCTTCATAGAATGATGGAAAAACAAAGAGCTTGGCCAATTGAAAGATGGCGGGAAGATCTTCATCTATCGCCTCGTCTAAAATGCGAACTCTATTTGAGAGGTTTTTCTCTTGAATATACTGAATAACTTTTTGCTTATACTTCTTACCTCTCCCTATAAGAATTAAATCCTCCTCAACTTCAGAGTGAATTAACTCATAGGCCTTAAGTATTCCTAAAGTATTCTTATTCTCTTCCATCGTTGCGATATGAAAGATAAATGGTTTTTGTATTTTATATTTCTCTTTAATTCTAATGAGATCATCAATAGATTTATGATAATAGAATTTAGGAGAACAGCTTTGGTAGACGACGTGAATCTTATCAGGTGAAACTTTATAATGCTCTATAATATCAGCTTTAGTTTGTTCACAGATAGCAATAATAAGATCACTCTTCTCACAGCTATATGTAAATTTCTTGTGATACGTGAAACGATCTATGGCCGAAAAGAATTGAGGGAACTTCAAGTATAATAAATCATGAATAGTAACAACTTTAAGAGCATTGACTCTCTCGATACCAATGGGAAGTTCATGACTTAGACCATGATAAATATCGATGTGATTATTTTCAATTTCACTTGTGAGCTTAAAGCTTCTCCATAGACTTGGAACCTTGCTAGAAATAAAACCTTGAGGAGAGATTAAATGAGCATTGTCACCTAAGCCTTGGTACCAAGTTAGTAACTCTTTCTTTTTAGTTTCTGGGGAAAATAGATAGAGTTCATTATCACTATAATGCTCGTCTAAACTCTTTATTAATGTTCTACTATAATTTCCAAGACCTCTAAAGTTATGAAGGGCCCTCTTTGCATCAAAACCAATTTTCATAACTTCAGTCTATCTTAGAATGATGAACTTGCCTAGCTTTCACTAGGTATGATTAAACTCTGACCTTTATAGATTCTATGTCCTCTTAAATTATTGGCAACAACAATCTTTCTAATTGAAGTATTAAACTTTCTAGCAATAACAGTTAAGTTATCCCCTCTTCTTACTTTGTATCTACTGACAGTCATTGGTATAGATAACCTTTGACCAACCATGATTTTACTTCCACGAATATTATTTGCTCTTTTAATTTTTCTAATTGGTAAGCCAAATTTCTTAGAAATCCCTGTTAGATTATCTCCTCTCTTAACTCTATAAATAGAGCTAACCTTTCTAGAAATAGACTGAGAAACAGATCTTCTTGCAACTGGTCTCTTGGTGCTAAAGTTCAAGCTAGCAAACTTCTGAGAGTATCCTTTTGGAATTAATAATTTAAAAGGTCTTCTTCTTGTTACAGCTACCCAATCTTTCTTTACTTCAGGATTTAAGGTTTTCATATCTTTAAGACTAACTCTTAAACCCTTTGCAACTTTTGAGAGAGAGAAAGATCTAGTGGCCTCAACCTCTTCAACATTAGTGTAAATATCTGAATGAAATCTCTTTGCTCTTAGGCCATACTTCTTTCTATTTTCAAAAAGGTACTTAGCAGCAGCAACTTTTGGAACATAGTTTATTGTTTCTCTTGGAATTAATTTCTTTCTAACTAACTCTCTATAGTCCCTAGTATTCCCTCTTCTAATGGCGTTAATAATTCTATACTCTCCTGCATTATATGCACAAAGAGCAAGTTCCCAACTACCAAAAATATTGTAGAGATCTTTAAAGTAATTCGCCGCTGCGTGAGATGCTTTATAGATATTTCTTCTCTCATCTAAATATCTATCTATTTTTAATCCGTATCTCTTTCCTGTTCCCTTAATAAATTGCCAAGGTCCAACTGCCGAGGCGTGAGATCTAATATGAGTGTTATATCCCGACTCAATTAAACCAACATAAAAGAGATCCGCAGGGAGCTTATGTTCCTTTAAAACTTCTTTAACAATAGATTCAAACTTAACACCATTACTCATATGGCGCTGGAATCTCTCCTTCTCTCTCTTTGAGAAGTATTTCTTCCAAAAATTATAATGCTTTTCTTTGTATCTAAGGTTTAAACCTTTCTTATCAACAGATGAGACTGTTGCTGGAAATATTTTTTCTAAAAATGATTTTTCTTGATCAATCGGGTCAGTTGTTTGAACAACCTTCTTTTTTACTACAGATTTCTTCTCTACCTTAGGAGTCTCTTCAATATTAATTTTAACGCTATCGTAGCTCTTATTTGAAGTGAGAGAGGCGATACTTGATCTAGGCTGGGGCTTTATCTTTCCAAGCAATGGTCCAATATGAGAACAACTAGATGAAACAAGTAATACAAGTAAAATGCTCAAATTCTTCACGATACAAAATCCTTTAGTAGCTAATGAGTACTACTATTTTACTTAAGGATTTATTTTTTTCAAACGCGGAAAGAATTAGGGTTAAAAACCAGGATTGATTTTTATTAAAAAATCAAATTTTGTTTTGAGTCTAAGATTTGCTTTTGGAACGGCATCAACTTTAAGTCTTATATCAATTGAAAATGTTCTATTATTTTTTAAAATATCTTTAACCTTTCCATTATCAATTTTCATTCTAAAACACTTAAAATCACAATTCTCATCAATCTTTCCATCCCTCTTATAACTAAAGAGAATGGTAGAATCTTTTCCGTCGTATATAGGATTTGGATTTTCAGTGTCGAGATAAGTCGGTTTAACTTGTGTAATAGTTGCTGGAAGCTTGTCCACAATAAGAAAGACATCTAATGATTGTACGAAGCTCAGGTCTACAACTTCTTGTGTAGTGGCCTCACCATTTGCATCAACTTTTTCAACTACCGCTTCAGAAGTGTCAATAAGCCTTACTTCTGCACCTGTAAACTCAACTTCTTTTAAAATATTAAAGTCTATTTCATTTAGCTCAGGAAATTCATAGGTCATTGTCTCAAGCTCAATATACTGCCCGTCACCCTCTTGTAATTCAATATCGGCGAAGCTAGCTATAAGACGCTGAAGAATATCCCCGACATCTCCACCTATACCTCTGACTTCTGTTCCAAAAGCATCAACGTTTATATCATCAACATCATATGAGAGCTCCACTGCATTGTCCTCTAGCTGTGCCTCAAGGGTCTCTATTCCAAAAGCAGGAGTTATTTTCTCTTTTGAACAACCAAGAGTGCAAAGAGAGAGAATAAGTAGCAGTGATACAATTTTCATAAGTCTCCAGTCATTTACTAACGCAACCAGTCATACCAATAATCTCCATCACAAACAATATCTATGTATAAATTTCAGGAGGATAAATTTATAATAAATACAACAACTTAGCCTTGAGTATTTTTTTCATACAGACTATCAATTAAATATTTTTTAACTATAATGACACCATGCACAACAAACTAAAGCAAACGCTATTTACCGTGGCGATTCTCTTCTCTAGCGAGATGACTCTGGCCGCCAGCTACGACACTTTACCAAAGGGAGTGCGTCTAGGTGGATATCGTCATGTCTTAACTGATGGAATCAACTCTGACTATGGATCAAGTAGTACAGAGAGCCAGTACGCTTTAAAAGAAAGCCTTGATGCAAAAAATCTTGAATCAATTAACGATGCAACTAAGCAATACTTTGAGCAATTAAAAAGTATCAACCCAGGTGCCTATGATAGCTTTACCTTTGGAGAATACGCCGCAGATGCTGAAGGTAGAGTCTCTGTAAATGGCTTTGGCCTTGGTTGGGGAATCACTAATAACTTAACCGCCTATTTCTCTGTTCCAATCTATAAAGCAAATGTGAAATTAAATATTCACAGAACTAAGGGAAATAACCATAGTGAGACTCTTAATCATATTAATCAAAATTCAAACTTAACTGCTGAACAGAAAGTTATCCGTGATATCACGGCTCAACTTCCAGACGCTAAAGAAGAGTTACTTCAATCTATTATCGTAAATTACTATCAATATAAGCCAATCGGAAATTGGGAAGCCCAAGGACTCGGAGATATTGAAGTTGGCGCTATCTATAAATTAGTAGATGCTGGAGATTATGGACTCGCTGTTGCCGGCGGCGTTGTTCTCCCAACAGGAAGAGAGGATGATCCTGATACACTTCAGGACATATCATTTGGAGATGGCCAAAGTGATATCTTTGCAGAAGTATTTACTGGAAGAAGTTTCTTTAAACGAAAGCTAGACTTAGATTTAAACTTTAGGCTTACTTATCAAATGTCAGCAGAAAAGCGCTTAAGAGTTCCAGAGAGCTACGACTTTCCCCTCTCTAGAGAGGTCGATTACTTTAAAGAAAAACTTGGGAATAAAGTAAATCTTTCTTTTGGACCTACTTATCACTTTACTCACTGGGCTTCACTATCTTCAACATATGGTTACGAGCTCCAAGGAAAATCGAAATACGAATCATCCCATTCTCAGGCAAACGATATACTTGCACACAACTCTGATAGTGAGTCCCACAATATTAGGCTAGCTGCTAGTTTTAGTACAGTGTCTCTCTATCAAATGAAGAAATTTGTTATGCCTCTATCAGTTTCTCTTAGAGCACAAAAGAAAATTGCTGGAAGAAATACGCCTAAGCATTCTCAGTATGAATTAGATTTTAAGTTCTTCTTTTAATGTAGATGGGCCAAGAAAACTTGTCCTCCATCTTCATATAAGTAGTTAAATGGGTCCTTCTCGAGTAATAGAAAACCGTCTAAATCCAAGTAATCTACTCCATAGGCAATATTAATGGCCGAATTAATTCCTAGAGAAGTCTCAACCATACATCCAACCATTGTCTTTAGCCCTAACTCTCTTGCACTACGTAGTTGGTTAAGTGCTTTAAAATAACTTCCGGACTTCATCAATTTGATATTTATTCCATGAAATTGATTCGCCAAATCTCTATTCACATCCCCGTTTGTAATGGATTCATCAGCTATAATCTCTACAGGAGAAATTGGCTTTAATGCTAAGTATTCTGCATGAGAGTCACTCGAGAATGGTTGCTCTAAGAATTCAATATTGAAGTTTCGAAGAGGTCCTTCAAAGAGCTTCATAACTTGGTCGGGGTCTTTCCAACCTTCATTGGCATCAATGCGAAGAGGTCCTTTGTAAAACTTCTCTACTTGTTTAAGAAATTCAATATCTGACTCTGCGCCTACTTTAAGCTTTAGAGCACTAAAGCGCTCTAGCCTATTGTCAGCAATAAAGGACTCAACTTTTGCTGGATCCATAATTGGCACAGAGAACGATGTTTTTACTTTTGAGAGTGTATTTGCCCCAATGATTTGGGCCACAGACATATCGGCCACGTGGGCCATATTGTGTATAAAGGCAGACTCTATTCCGAATCTAAGAGAGCTACATACATCAGCTTTCTTAAATACCGGTTCTAGATCGGCTAAAGTCGTTAATGATCTTGGACAAAGAGAGATAAACTTAGCAAATTGTTCTTTTATCAGCTCTAGAGACTCTCCATACCTTGAATTAAATGCGACCTCTCCTAGCCCAAGAACACTATTGCTATTGTACTCAACAATTAAATTCTTCTTAACGTCACAAGAACTCCTTGAGATCGCCCAAGAAAATCGCAGTGGTAACTCTATTTCTCTAATTTTCCAATTACTCATAATGACAACTTTTCACTCACAACATATCATAGATAATAATATTACTATTATCCCTCGAATTGCTATGAATTTAAAGCTTGAAGATTTGTCACAATATATAGTTCTTTTAATTTTTATCCTAGTCATTATAAAAGTTCTAGGGGCAGGTTTCTCAACGACCTTAATGGAACTACTCACAGGAAAAAAGAAAGAGGAAGAATTCGATCTAGACACCTTAGTTAAGAGAAAGGCCAATCAACTAAACTTCTCTAATCCCCCATCAACACAAGAGAAGCAGAATTTAAAAACAAAATTAAATCAGCTAGAGGGAGATAAGAAACAGGTCTTAATTGAGCTTTTAAACTCTCTTGAATGGGGAGATATTATAAAAACTGAAGCTCCTGAAAGTACAAAGTTACTCACCGACTTTCAAAGTACAAGAGGACTTTCTAAAATAGTGAGACACTTCTTTGAAAAATGTTTTACCTCTGACTCTGATGAACTTTATAAGAATTGGCAGAAAGTTTATGACAACTCAATTCTTTGGACTTCACTAGTTAACGGGTCCAAGACAGTACCCGAGAAAAAAGCTCTCATACTATTTAGAGTCAATAATATTGAAGAAGTTCATAAGATGAAGCCTGAGCAGATTACTAGGGAAATGGAGGCTTCTCTACTTCCAGAACATATTGAGCAAATAAAGTTTAACGATTCAGACTTCACAACTGTAAAAACTGCGGAAATATTTGAAAATTTCACTAAAAAAACGAATCTTTTCAAAAGCTTATTGCCTATTTCTCCGAAGAGTAAGGAAAATACAAAGGAATGGGCTTACGAAGTACTGGAGTTAAATGATACGCCTGCAGATGAAGAAGTAGTAAAGAAAAGATATAAAGAGCTAACATCAAGAATTCATCCTGATAAGTTTAGTTCTCTTAATCTAAACGAAGAAATGCTTCTTACTCTAAATGCGAATCTTGCTCTCGTTAATAAGGCCTATACCTTTTTGAAAAAATAGGTGTGTCATGAACAAGAAAAGAGAACAACTCGTAAATCAGCTAAAAGTTGAAATTGTAAAAATTATTAGTGAGACAAATGGGATCTCTCTCAGTGACACCCTAGAGCTTTTAATTCAATCAATTAAAATTAAAGAAAACTCGCTAGTTGAGAAGTCACTTTTGGAGTTCAATCATTTACTAACAGGTTTTCAAATTGATGAAGTCGATATAGACACGCTCCTCACTCACCCTGTGGGAGAAGCTCTGTTTGGTTTCTTTAAGTCATTTCCTATTCCCTACAATGAAGAACATATTCACTTAACAGGTTCACTGAATGCTGAATTTATCTACCCAAGATTAAAGAAACTACTTGAGGGAGAGAATAAGGCCATCTATGAAAAGAAGATTAAAGATGTATACGGCGAAGACTCAATCCCTATTAACTCCATTGATGATGTAGATAATTTAATTCGCTTAAAAGAAGGTGAACAATTTAATAAATATTTAGAGATTCTCTATCTTGCTAAACTTGTTCTTGTAGATAGAAAATCTCATGAAGATGCCTCATATCACATGGCAAAAGAGCTTTATACGAAATTCAACGTCGGTCAGATTAGGCTAAAGTTTACCCTCTCTAGATCGACGACAATTGAAACAGAAAAGATTCCTGGAATTGAAGATATAACAGAAGAAGATGTTGTCCTAGGGCTCTATGATGGATTTAAAAAGTTTCAACAAGAGAATAACTTCTTTAAGTTCATACTCTCTCCAAGTTTTAGGAAAGAGAATAACTTCTTTGACTCTGAAAATTATGAAACTAAGCAAGATCATTTTAATGCACAAGTGAACTCTCTACTGGAAATTCTCGATAAGCACTCCTTTTTACGTCCTTATGTATCAGAGGTAGATACAGTTGGAGACGAGAGGGAGCTCTATAGAAAAGTTCACTTTAAACAGATGAAGTCAGGCCTTAGAAGATTACAGTACAATGGTTTTCAAATTAGATCACACCACGGTGAAACCTGGAAGACTCTAAAGAAAGGTGTGCAGTCTGTAGATAATGCTATGAATATTTGGCATATCGATACTCTAGAGCACGGTCTCTCTCTTGGTATAAATCCAAACTTCTACTATCACTCACTTATGCAAAGAGTTTTAGAGAAAAATCAAAAAGAAGAGAAACTCAAAGAAGGAAGTCAGGAGTATAACGAAATTCAAGATATGGAGTGGCATGATCAAAATGTTAAAGAAAAAGTTCTTGGCGGTACTCCTTTATCAGATGATGAAATTATAAGCTTTACCAAAACGAAGTTCCATACTGCAAGAGAAGTTGAACACTACCAGCATGACGTACTCAATCGTATGATTAATAAACAAGTTTCACTAGTGGCACTTCCCTCCTCTAACTTAAAGCTTACCGGATGTTTCCCTGACTATAAGGACCATCCGTTCTCTTGGTGGGAAAAGAAAGGTGTAAAACTTGGTGTTGGAACTGATAACTACATCACTCTTTCTACAAACTTTATTCAAGAGATGCTAATACTTCTCTTTTCAGACCCTATTAATTTAAAAATTACAAAATTACTTATGGTCTCTACAAAGGAAAAGAGAAGACCGTTTATTAGTCACTTACTCTGGGAAATGAGAAAAGAAATTGTTAAAGGGAAAGTTGAGCCTTAATCTCACTGGAAACCATTTCTGGTGTTATATCAACCATACACTTTTGCCAGATATCTTGAGAACACTTGCCGCGTCCGTCCTTTGTACACGGTCTGCATGGAAGATCTACTTCCAAGGTCTTAATGTGATCTCCTGTTGCAAAGCCAAAGGCAGTTGGGCCCATGAGAGAAATCCCTTTTCTTCCTAGTAGATCGGCCACATGAATGAGCCCCGTATCAGCAGAAATTAATAATTTAGTTTTAGAAACAATATAACAGCTCTCAATTAAGCTCAATTTTCCAGCAAGGTTCGTTACCCTTTGTGGATCAATCTCTCTGAGTTCCTCGCAAAACTTATCCCCTGGGCCACCAAGTACAGTAAACTTTAACTCTTTATTTAAAGAAATTAATCTCTTCCAGTAATCCAGTGGCCAGCGCTTCATTTCCCAGGCAGCGGAAGGAGCAATAGCAATAGAGTCACTTTCAAATGAAGTTGGAATACTTAACTTAGAAAAGTCCCACTCTGTCGGTTTAAAGTCTCTCGCATCCTCAATTCCCCACTTTAGCAATGGAGTGAGATAGCTAATTATTCCGCGATATGGATTTTCAAAGTAATTCTTTCTAAACGTAAATAAAAGAATTCTCTTAATCCTCTCCTTACTTCTTCTTATAAAGTGAGGTGGAAAGAGAAATGAACTTAGAACTCTTGAGCGTAAATTGGAGTGAGCATCATAGACGTGAGTATAATTCTCTTTTCTTAGCTCCCAAGCAAGTTTTAATAGACCAAGAAATCCCTTCTTCTTATCAAAACTCCAAACTTTATCTACAGATTTATTTAATAATAAGAGCGAGGACATATCACTGCGAGTCACCCAGTGAACTTCTCCCGGAATATTCTCTTTAACCTTGGGCAAGATACTCATACATTGTACAATATCTCCAAAGCTTGAAAATCTTATTATCAATACTTTATTCATCTTTCCATCATAACTCATTTTTTTTAATTTGCCCAAGAGCTGAATAAAGTCTTATTATTGAATAATAACAAAAGAGAGAATTATGATGCGTATTTTACTTTGCCTAGTCCTATCAATAAACACCTATGCTTCTGTCCAAAATGATGTACTAACCACACTTTGGCACGAATTAGGTCATCCACCAAAGAAGATAGTTAAAAAAGAGAATGATCAGCGCAACTATCCTAATACTCTGGCTAAGAAAGAAGAAAAGAAAGTCATGCCCATAAAGGAAAAAGAGCTCAGCCCCGGTCAAAGAAAAATAGAAGAAATAAAAGCGCGCAACAGAAAGTTAATTCAACAAAGAAAGGTAGAGTCTCACGCTTCAGATAATATATACGATCAATATAGAAAGAACTTAAGCGATCTAAAAAGACAAACAACGACTACACTTGCCTCTCAAAAAAATATGATCAACAAAACAAGAGAAAGGTGGAGAGCAGCAAGAGATGAGTTCTTAAAAAATCTCTCTCATTATAAAGAAAATACATTTTCACTTGAAAGTGTCGGTGGAAACTTCCAGCGAGCACCTCTTAAACTTCTTTCAACTTCGACTCCCCTCTCCAGAGGAGAAGATTACTACGTCGTTAAAAATGCTTTTAAAGTTGGAATTAAAGACCAAGGAAAGAGACCTACCTGTAGTGCATTTGCAGGAGCCAGTGCGATAGAGATTATGCTAAGGCAAAATCAATCGAATGTGGATGTCTCTGAACAATATCTATATTGGTCCTCAAAGCCCTATTGTCAAAAGTCTCCATGCTCTAAAAAAGGAAGCTGGATTAGCTACGCCTATGACAATTCAATCAACTCTAAAGGATTCAACATTCCTAGCGAAGGAAACTGTCCTTATAATAGTTTATCTAGGCCAGGAAATGAGACTCAGATCCCTCTCAGTTCAAGTTGTCAAAAAGGAGTCGTAAAAGTAGATAGCTATCAGAAAATTTCTACATCTTCTAAAATCATCGAAGCTCTCGAAAAGGATCGTCCCATCATCATTGGGGTAAAACTCTCTCCTAATTTCTACACCACTTCAGGAATCATTACCTACCAAGATTCACTAGTTGGTGGTAAAATGGATCAACATGCAAGTGGTCACGCACTCTTACTTATCGGCTATATGAAGCTGCCTAAAAAGCTCGCCCATGAAGGAAGAGTTTGTTACATCACTGCAAATAGCTGGACTCAGGGATGGGGAGCTGGAGGCTACGGTTGCCTTAGCGAGAAATGGTTGACTCAATATAAAGTGAATAATCCATTTCTAGCACTTTCAAAAGTTAGGAGTTTATAAATGCCGTTTACATTACAAAATTTTACAAGTCTGATAAAGGTTGCGGCCCAAAATAATGCCAGTGATGTACATATAAGAAGTAATGAATCTCCTAGTTTGAGAATTAGTGGTGAATTAGTTCCCGTTCAATCTAAGCCATTTAGTTCTGAAGATATTGAAGACATTATTAGAATTATTTCAAAAGATAAAACTCACGAAGTAAATATAGCCGAGTTAACTGAACTCGACGGCGGGATGGAAATAGAGAACCTCTGCCGAATAAGATATAATATTTTCAAGTATAATGGTATGTTTGGAATTGTTCTAAGGTTAGTTAAACTTCAAATTCCAACTATAGACCAATTAAACCTGCCACCAATTATTAAGAAGATTTCAGAGAATCAAAGAGGGCTCGTCCTAGTAACAGGGGCCACAGGCTCAGGTAAGTCTACTACTCTTACGGCGATGATAGATCACATGAATAAAACAAGGGCCTCACATATTGTGACGCTTGAAGACCCTATTGAATATATTCACACAAATAATAAATCTAGAATTTCTCAAAGAGAAATTGGTACAGATACACCTAATTTTACAGTGGCCCTAAGGTCAGCTTTAAGACAAGACCCAGATATCATTCTCATTGGAGAAATGAGAGATGCGGAGACGATTTCAACAGCTCTCAAGGCAGCCGAAACCGGTCACCTTGTTCTCTCTACAGTTCATACTACAAATGCTCTATCTACTCTTAGTCGTATTATCTCAATGTTCCCACACGAGGAACAAGATGAAATTAAAAAGAGGCTTGCAACTTCACTAAAGGCCACCATTTCTCAAAGAATGCTCAAGGCAAATACAAAGTCAGGAATTGCAATAGCCCAAGAGATAATGATTACCAACCCTGGTATTA
Proteins encoded in this window:
- a CDS encoding glycosyltransferase family 4 protein encodes the protein MKIGFDAKRALHNFRGLGNYSRTLIKSLDEHYSDNELYLFSPETKKKELLTWYQGLGDNAHLISPQGFISSKVPSLWRSFKLTSEIENNHIDIYHGLSHELPIGIERVNALKVVTIHDLLYLKFPQFFSAIDRFTYHKKFTYSCEKSDLIIAICEQTKADIIEHYKVSPDKIHVVYQSCSPKFYYHKSIDDLIRIKEKYKIQKPFIFHIATMEENKNTLGILKAYELIHSEVEEDLILIGRGKKYKQKVIQYIQEKNLSNRVRILDEAIDEDLPAIFQLAKLFVFPSFYEGFGIPIIEALFSKTPVVTSKGGCFPEAGGPNSRYVDPYDIKDISKGMLDILRDEGLQKEMAQKGHEFVQKFHWKNTANDLMNLYTTHL
- a CDS encoding glycosyltransferase family 9 protein, producing the protein MNKVLIIRFSSFGDIVQCMSILPKVKENIPGEVHWVTRSDMSSLLLLNKSVDKVWSFDKKKGFLGLLKLAWELRKENYTHVYDAHSNLRSRVLSSFLFPPHFIRRSKERIKRILLFTFRKNYFENPYRGIISYLTPLLKWGIEDARDFKPTEWDFSKLSIPTSFESDSIAIAPSAAWEMKRWPLDYWKRLISLNKELKFTVLGGPGDKFCEELREIDPQRVTNLAGKLSLIESCYIVSKTKLLISADTGLIHVADLLGRKGISLMGPTAFGFATGDHIKTLEVDLPCRPCTKDGRGKCSQDIWQKCMVDITPEMVSSEIKAQLSL
- a CDS encoding type IV pilus twitching motility protein PilT, producing MPFTLQNFTSLIKVAAQNNASDVHIRSNESPSLRISGELVPVQSKPFSSEDIEDIIRIISKDKTHEVNIAELTELDGGMEIENLCRIRYNIFKYNGMFGIVLRLVKLQIPTIDQLNLPPIIKKISENQRGLVLVTGATGSGKSTTLTAMIDHMNKTRASHIVTLEDPIEYIHTNNKSRISQREIGTDTPNFTVALRSALRQDPDIILIGEMRDAETISTALKAAETGHLVLSTVHTTNALSTLSRIISMFPHEEQDEIKKRLATSLKATISQRMLKANTKSGIAIAQEIMITNPGIKECILGEEPLSRIVNIIREGKGRSGTGSQSFDQHIMDLYNDDLITKETALGAVESESDFLQMLDFE
- a CDS encoding J domain-containing protein, translated to MNLKLEDLSQYIVLLIFILVIIKVLGAGFSTTLMELLTGKKKEEEFDLDTLVKRKANQLNFSNPPSTQEKQNLKTKLNQLEGDKKQVLIELLNSLEWGDIIKTEAPESTKLLTDFQSTRGLSKIVRHFFEKCFTSDSDELYKNWQKVYDNSILWTSLVNGSKTVPEKKALILFRVNNIEEVHKMKPEQITREMEASLLPEHIEQIKFNDSDFTTVKTAEIFENFTKKTNLFKSLLPISPKSKENTKEWAYEVLELNDTPADEEVVKKRYKELTSRIHPDKFSSLNLNEEMLLTLNANLALVNKAYTFLKK
- a CDS encoding enolase C-terminal domain-like protein, producing the protein MSNWKIREIELPLRFSWAISRSSCDVKKNLIVEYNSNSVLGLGEVAFNSRYGESLELIKEQFAKFISLCPRSLTTLADLEPVFKKADVCSSLRFGIESAFIHNMAHVADMSVAQIIGANTLSKVKTSFSVPIMDPAKVESFIADNRLERFSALKLKVGAESDIEFLKQVEKFYKGPLRIDANEGWKDPDQVMKLFEGPLRNFNIEFLEQPFSSDSHAEYLALKPISPVEIIADESITNGDVNRDLANQFHGINIKLMKSGSYFKALNQLRSARELGLKTMVGCMVETSLGINSAINIAYGVDYLDLDGFLLLEKDPFNYLYEDGGQVFLAHLH
- a CDS encoding C1 family peptidase; protein product: MMRILLCLVLSINTYASVQNDVLTTLWHELGHPPKKIVKKENDQRNYPNTLAKKEEKKVMPIKEKELSPGQRKIEEIKARNRKLIQQRKVESHASDNIYDQYRKNLSDLKRQTTTTLASQKNMINKTRERWRAARDEFLKNLSHYKENTFSLESVGGNFQRAPLKLLSTSTPLSRGEDYYVVKNAFKVGIKDQGKRPTCSAFAGASAIEIMLRQNQSNVDVSEQYLYWSSKPYCQKSPCSKKGSWISYAYDNSINSKGFNIPSEGNCPYNSLSRPGNETQIPLSSSCQKGVVKVDSYQKISTSSKIIEALEKDRPIIIGVKLSPNFYTTSGIITYQDSLVGGKMDQHASGHALLLIGYMKLPKKLAHEGRVCYITANSWTQGWGAGGYGCLSEKWLTQYKVNNPFLALSKVRSL
- a CDS encoding lytic transglycosylase domain-containing protein, which codes for MKNLSILLVLLVSSSCSHIGPLLGKIKPQPRSSIASLTSNKSYDSVKINIEETPKVEKKSVVKKKVVQTTDPIDQEKSFLEKIFPATVSSVDKKGLNLRYKEKHYNFWKKYFSKREKERFQRHMSNGVKFESIVKEVLKEHKLPADLFYVGLIESGYNTHIRSHASAVGPWQFIKGTGKRYGLKIDRYLDERRNIYKASHAAANYFKDLYNIFGSWELALCAYNAGEYRIINAIRRGNTRDYRELVRKKLIPRETINYVPKVAAAKYLFENRKKYGLRAKRFHSDIYTNVEEVEATRSFSLSKVAKGLRVSLKDMKTLNPEVKKDWVAVTRRRPFKLLIPKGYSQKFASLNFSTKRPVARRSVSQSISRKVSSIYRVKRGDNLTGISKKFGLPIRKIKRANNIRGSKIMVGQRLSIPMTVSRYKVRRGDNLTVIARKFNTSIRKIVVANNLRGHRIYKGQSLIIPSES
- a CDS encoding ExbD/TolR family protein, producing MKKRSREAAAPDITPMIDVVFLLLIFFMVSTVFKKDEMALLLNLPKTEKGESVQKEQKTIYIELSKTEIAYNGEKTTLENIEGSLKAIVKKTMPIDLRIDKDVKYDRVVQLIGKLKKYELTNVSLITDE
- a CDS encoding amidohydrolase family protein yields the protein MNKKREQLVNQLKVEIVKIISETNGISLSDTLELLIQSIKIKENSLVEKSLLEFNHLLTGFQIDEVDIDTLLTHPVGEALFGFFKSFPIPYNEEHIHLTGSLNAEFIYPRLKKLLEGENKAIYEKKIKDVYGEDSIPINSIDDVDNLIRLKEGEQFNKYLEILYLAKLVLVDRKSHEDASYHMAKELYTKFNVGQIRLKFTLSRSTTIETEKIPGIEDITEEDVVLGLYDGFKKFQQENNFFKFILSPSFRKENNFFDSENYETKQDHFNAQVNSLLEILDKHSFLRPYVSEVDTVGDERELYRKVHFKQMKSGLRRLQYNGFQIRSHHGETWKTLKKGVQSVDNAMNIWHIDTLEHGLSLGINPNFYYHSLMQRVLEKNQKEEKLKEGSQEYNEIQDMEWHDQNVKEKVLGGTPLSDDEIISFTKTKFHTAREVEHYQHDVLNRMINKQVSLVALPSSNLKLTGCFPDYKDHPFSWWEKKGVKLGVGTDNYITLSTNFIQEMLILLFSDPINLKITKLLMVSTKEKRRPFISHLLWEMRKEIVKGKVEP